TCAAAACCAAAAACGAAATCTTAAATATTAGAAACCACAAAATGAAAccataaagcatgttttaaaggcatttattATTCCTTACTTTTTAAGGTTGGCTAACTGGCAGGTGCAGCTCCATGGGTTGTTAAACAGAGTGATGTTTTGGAGGGTGGTGAACTCAAGGCTGTTCGACAGGGACCTTAGCTTGTTGTTCTCAAGATGCAGAGATTTAAGAGCGGTCACTCCCTCAAAGGCAGCATTGGAGAACTTGATGGGTAGAACAAACAAATTGCACTCAAGGTTACTGGATACTTAGTGGATTGAGTTTTCCTTAAGGCAAATGATGTGTACCATagtactcttaaaaataaaggtgcttcacgatgccacagaagaaccatttttggctgcaTGTTTACATTAAAAATCTTTGATATCCACAGAAATTTTCTGTTTCATGTTGCACAAGAAATTCTTTTGCAGTAGAAAAAgtttcagactgtaaaaaaggcAAGAACAATCTTGGActtaaaaggttctttggagaaccaaaaatgttttgttctatggcattgctgcaAAGAACCTTTTTAGAGATTACTAGTGTGGGTTAAATGTCTACAATGAAATCTTaaagaaaacaccactgtttttcaatattttactatgttcttacctcaacttagacaaatgaatacatccTTATCTTTTtgcaatgtgtgcacttaatctttgtacagcgcgttgtgaatgtgttagcatttagcctagccctattCATTCCTTAGAATCAAGACATggataaatttagaagccaccaaacacttccagtATGGTGGCACAATATAAAGtgatttttaagcagataaaaaatgtaaactatATTGCATAAAGTAAAAAAGGACCAAATTAATTCTAAGAGATGTTTTTCCATgtagtttttatatatatatatatatatatatatatatatatatatatatatatataatatatatatatttgtaatgaagaCTGCATTCAGTTTTGGAAATATACAAAATGGTCTTTTAATGCCGGCTGtgtagacggtttcagcagtaacaacataaacaagcggctttcgtggtcaacacgtaacttccggtaaactcttctaagaataaataacaacaaagttctttaaacgtagtttatttatataccatgcaaaataaacaacacgtagattacctaggaaaccaaaacatttgttattttcaacgaggtatttgttcaagagtttaGTTTACCAACTATTTagaccattaaaaaactgaaactggAAGTAAAGTTCAGACCAGACGCGAATCGCATCAATGCACGTGCAttcgatgaaaccgtctatataaatgatgataataagATGTTACACAATGCTTTATTCACTCATAAAGAACCTTTCTGCATATGCATGTAGAAAAGTCTCAGAATTTGCATTCAGGCTCATTCATAATATCAGAGGAAGATGCAGACTGAGGGCTTTTCTCACATGAAAGACCTCTCTCTTGTCCTGCCAGGCTTATGTAAACCTTTCTTTACTCTTCATCCAGCCCTCCATCAAACTTCAGAACTGTAGGCAAAACTGCTAAAAACTTCACCAAGGTGTTAGATGTCCTGTGCTTTATAGAAGGATGACGGCCGAAAGGTCGAGACAGTGTATTCACAGCACGTGGTTGTGTGTTATATAAGTGTAGAAAAGATGCACTTATTGAAGGGCCATTTCGGAAATTTCCACTCAAAAGGGCCATGAGGTGGAGAGTTTGGTAATTTGAGGCGATGAAGGATGGATGACTTCCAGCATGGaaggtttgtttttatactTTATGTCATTCCACTCCATCGACCTGCTCTTCTGCCAGAAATGCCTCTGAAGAGACCAATTGTCTATTCAAGTGAAGGAACGGCaatctaaaaaaatattgcTCTTCATGGAACACCCTGTCACTGTTTACATGTCTGCTAACTCTTCCTGACCTGTTTACAGTGAAAAACAGGACTCTCAAAATAACATTTGTGTAATAATAAGAAAGAGGCCAACGAGCAAACACACCCTAAAAATATtcacatttgatatttttacctTTCTAACATACAAGTGGTGTTTACCTGCCATATTTTGGTGATGTTTCTTGATGAGAAATTTAGTTGAAACCACATGTGGATGATGAGATTACACTTGTTGTTCCAATGAAACATCTTATTTTGGTCATTATCTTTTTGTATTCTTGgaacttttttactttactaaGTTGATTAGTAAATGTTGCTAAGCTCATTGAAATGAAGGGCACTAACCAACTAAAGCATTGTtagtaatttactgttttctacataaaccATCCTACATATTGTAAAGAACatactgtgaaaatataaccttgatatatttaatattaagtaaggtcatgtcaaagattgaaattataGTTAAGTTAATGACTGAAATGGAACATTGATGCTCTTGATTAAATGGACAATccactttatttgaaaatatgttcattttccagctcccctagagttaaacatttgatttttacagttttgtaatccattcagctgatctccggcactggcgataccacttttagcatagcttagcataatccattgaatctgattagaccattagcattatgcaaaaaataaccaaagagtttcgatatttttcctttttaaaacttgactcttctgtagttacattgtgtactaagactgacggaaaatgaaaagttgtgattttctaggcagatatggctaggaactatacgctcattctggcgtaataatcaagggctttgctgctgtaacattgctgcaggaggcgcaataatacgcagcgcctgaaaatagttcccttagtaactttcaatagcaggggactattttcaggcgctgtgtaatatcattgcgccttactctttgtttttttttttagcgccatgctaacggtctaatcagtttcaatggattgtgctaagctatgctaaaagtggtaccgccagacccagagattagctgaatggatttcaaaacggtaaaaatctaatgttaaaCTCTGGGGGGGGGGATATTTgcgtattttcaaaaaagtggagtgtccctttaaacctgTTACCTTCAGCCTCTtgccttgaaatgcatattttgCCCATAACTGTTATATTTTGTACTGGTGTTTTGTGAATGCCAGTCTGTTGTAAGTCAGAACAGAAAGATAATAAATCTTATAGTGATATACTGTGATTCAGGGGAAATATGCTGGATTCAGCACATGTGCACTCTTGTATAGAGCACATGTGTCTGCAGTATATTTAACACCTGAATGTATAAAAGGAATTGATGGAACATCAGGAGGATCTAATTTAAATTTAGGAGCCACAAAGGTCAAAGAAAAATTTCCAGCACATGCATAAGTGTAAACATTTTTTGTCCATCATTTGGTCAACTATTTAAATTAGCTTTAGTGCTTGCATTCCTCTGACCTGTACATTTGGTTTTATTCTCTTTTTTTAATAGACACGTGCGCCACAGAGGCACTTACCTTCTCCAAGCCCATGTCGTTTAGATAAAGCTTCTCCATATAGCGTCCAAAACTCCTAAATGCGTAGTCGGGTATGAAGTTGAGAGGATTTTTGGACAGATTGAGTTCCTCGATAACACGCAGCTTGCTCATAGCCTGAATAGGGTAGGTGGACAGCTTGTTGCGGTCCAGGGTTAGAATGGCCAGGTTCTCCACTTCATCAAGAGATCCCGGCAGCAGGGCACTTAACTCGTTGCCACTCATATGGAGCCATCTGAGATCTTTAGCACCCGTGAAGGTACCTGGCTGCAGTTCACGGAGCTTGTTGTTGTCAAGCTGTAAGGTAAACAGGTTGATCATGGGAGAGAAGATGCCCTTTGAAAGGCTCGAGATTTGGTTACCATCCAAGTGCAGATACGTCAGTTCAGTAAGGTCCTCAAACGCTCCTGGTTTAATGGCGCTGATCTCGTTGTTAGACAAATAGAGGTAGATAAGCTTATTCAGTCCTTTGAAAGCCTGTTTGGAGATCTCCCGAATCTGACACTGCTGCAGGTGCAGAGAAATGAGCCCCTTCATTTCGCTAAACCCCCCGGTTGGAAGATTTCCCAAGTTGTTACGTTGGAGGTTGAGCAGTTGGGTGGCCTCGGATACACGAGGGATCTTCTTCAAACCGACGTTGTCACAGATAACATGCTGAAGATCCCCGTGGCAATGGCACAGGCTCGGACACTGAGTTGGTGCAGAAGACACAAAGGGGGCAGAAACCTGTAAAAACACAACTAGAAAGAAGCTTAAGGTCTGCATGATGAATCGGTGAGTtagtctatctgtctgttcaCTCTTCTGTACTCAAGGATCCTCCTGCAGCACACATACAGACAGCAAAAGCAGTCAACACAAGCTTAAAGtcaagaaagagagagagggagaaagagagagagagagagagagagagaggagggggGAGTCAGGAAAAATGGCAGTGCACAATAATTCAGAGAGGATGTGAAGTGTTTTTAATAGTGTTctgcaatttttacatttttctattATGATATTTTACATATTAGTTATGTACAAACAATTCATTTCAGAACATAACAAGTGAATTTaagttattttctttaaaagttttaattttttgaCACTGATGGTTTTTTATTGAAACTGTCCCATGAgcggaataaaaaatatttttctatcacgataaactatatatttttggaaaggtctaagaatgtagtttatatatttgaaaacTTTTAAgcagtaataatataataataatgtaatttattaatttgtaacaagagt
The Paramisgurnus dabryanus chromosome 1, PD_genome_1.1, whole genome shotgun sequence genome window above contains:
- the chad gene encoding chondroadherin; amino-acid sequence: MQTLSFFLVVFLQVSAPFVSSAPTQCPSLCHCHGDLQHVICDNVGLKKIPRVSEATQLLNLQRNNLGNLPTGGFSEMKGLISLHLQQCQIREISKQAFKGLNKLIYLYLSNNEISAIKPGAFEDLTELTYLHLDGNQISSLSKGIFSPMINLFTLQLDNNKLRELQPGTFTGAKDLRWLHMSGNELSALLPGSLDEVENLAILTLDRNKLSTYPIQAMSKLRVIEELNLSKNPLNFIPDYAFRSFGRYMEKLYLNDMGLEKFSNAAFEGVTALKSLHLENNKLRSLSNSLEFTTLQNITLFNNPWSCTCQLANLKKWMDTSRQRPDAVCASPGSQIGKQIRDSTSFNRCKAKTNRAQKGARP